DNA sequence from the Planctomycetia bacterium genome:
CGAGGTCGATGCTCGAAAGCCGGGCCAGTTCTGCCCCCTCGGCGACCTGGTCCCCCTGCTTCACGAGGACCTCGTCGAGCGTCCCCGGCACGGTCACATACACCATCTCCTCGTCCCGGGGCCGCAGTTCGGCCGCGCACCACACCCGCTGCGGCAGCGGGATCAGGGTCACGGCAGCCGTCAGCACGGCCGCCACCGCGGCCGTCGCCATCACGTTCACGCTCTTCACCTCGTCGCGCCTCCCCGGCACACGCAGAAACTTCACCAGGCCCTGCAGCGGCCTGACCACCAGACCCCACAGGGCCCCGACCGCCAGGGCCTTGCCGAGCACCTCCAGACGATACGGTTTGAACACGTTCCAGACGAACAGGAAGATCGAGGCCGTCACGATCCAGCCGTAGACGCTGGAGGCGACGGCGTACAGGGCGAACAGCCCCCGGTTCCGCTGCGGCAAAAACGGGTCCTCCGGCTGCTCGATCCCCAGGCACCAGCGACTCGCCAGCCGGCTGAGGATCGTGTTCGCCTTCTGCCGCAGGTTGGGGATCTCGAGCACGTCGGAGAGGATGTAGTAGCCGTCGTAGCGGAGCAGCGGGTTGGCGTTGAACAGGATCGTGGAGACGCTGGAGACGAACATCACGTCGAGGCACAGCTGGTTGAAGACGCCGGCGTGGGAGTTCCACCACAGGTAGGTGGCGATCGCCGCGATGATCACCTCGACGTACATCCCGGCGGCGCCGATCGCTGCCCGCTTCCACTTCGAGGGGAGCATCCAACTGTCGGAGACGTCGCAGTACAGGCAGGGGGTGAAGACGAGGAGCATCATCCCCATCTCGTGGCACTCGCCACCGTAGTGCTTGCATGACAGGCCGTGGCCGAACTCGTGGAGGATCTTGGTGACGGCCAGCGCGATCGCCAGATACGCCCAGTTGCCGGCCGCGAAGAACTGGTGGAACTCCGGGAGCTTGGCCCGGAAGACGTCGAAGTTCACGAGCACGAGCATGACGGCACTGGCCACGAAGCCGAGGGCGGCGACGATCGCCGGCGGTGTGAACAGCCAGCCGAACCAGGGATCGAGCCGGGCGAGCAGCCGGTCGGGGTCGATGCCGCGGAACCGCAGCGACATGATGTTGGAGAGCCAGGCGATCCACTGCCGCCAGATCCGCTGCCGGCGCCGCTCGAAGAGCTGCGGCCCCTGCCCGGGCCGGTCGCCGATCACGAGCCCGGAGCGGTGCAGCGTGGCCACGAACCGGGCCAGCTCATCGACGCCGATGCGGCGCGGGGGAAAGCGGGCCTCGAACCGCTCCTTGAGCTGCTCGAGGCTCGCCTCGCCGTCGAGCATGTCGAGGAGGGCGTACTCCTCCGGGCGGAAGCGGAAGTAGGCCAGCGCGATCGGATCCTTGACCACCCA
Encoded proteins:
- a CDS encoding hemolysin D produces the protein MPSADAFRSSTTRAVGLRRRGDLVVNRQVHQGQAWWVVKDPIALAYFRFRPEEYALLDMLDGEASLEQLKERFEARFPPRRIGVDELARFVATLHRSGLVIGDRPGQGPQLFERRRQRIWRQWIAWLSNIMSLRFRGIDPDRLLARLDPWFGWLFTPPAIVAALGFVASAVMLVLVNFDVFRAKLPEFHQFFAAGNWAYLAIALAVTKILHEFGHGLSCKHYGGECHEMGMMLLVFTPCLYCDVSDSWMLPSKWKRAAIGAAGMYVEVIIAAIATYLWWNSHAGVFNQLCLDVMFVSSVSTILFNANPLLRYDGYYILSDVLEIPNLRQKANTILSRLASRWCLGIEQPEDPFLPQRNRGLFALYAVASSVYGWIVTASIFLFVWNVFKPYRLEVLGKALAVGALWGLVVRPLQGLVKFLRVPGRRDEVKSVNVMATAAVAAVLTAAVTLIPLPQRVWCAAELRPRDEEMVYVTVPGTLDEVLVKQGDQVAEGAELARLSSIDLDLQIAELEGRVAQGEARLRSLERERFIDPAAGLEIGTVEELLKSDGEKLAKKRADRRKLVLVAPRTGVVLPTLNTPARPDPAGKLPAWTGNPLEPRNRGASLTEGTVFCLVGDPGRFEAVMLIDQSEVEFVARGQRIDLRLDAFPWRTLTGTVAVIAETRVEGGAERLSVKAGGQVPTETDPSGREMPISTSYEALMTVEDPESLFTPGMRGTARIQVGSRTVGGWLLRLLWQTFNFRM